The following proteins come from a genomic window of Macadamia integrifolia cultivar HAES 741 chromosome 14, SCU_Mint_v3, whole genome shotgun sequence:
- the LOC122061083 gene encoding serine/threonine-protein kinase rio2-like: MKLDVEFLRYLSKDDFRVLTAVEMGMRNHEIVPSELVDRIARLKHGGTYKVLKNLLKHKLLHHDSSKYDGFRLTYLGYDYLAIKTLVNRGVFMAVGRQIGVGKESDIFEVATEDGTVLAMKLHRLGRISFRAVKSKRDYLMHRSSYNWLYLSRLAALKEYAFMKALEEHEFPVPSAVDCNRHCVIMSLVQGYPLVQVKQLQNPDTVFEIILGLIVRMAEHGLIHCDFNEFNIMIDDSEKVTMIDFPQMVSVSHRNAQTYFDRDVECVFKFFRKRFNISFEKNTDECDESDSDINENGRPCFSSIAISAGSLDKELAASGFTRKDQDDIEKFTECASVKDADSDDTENSDGGSFPDDCGANSSNLESLQLVDLEELSMMGGDKEDDVEENRHSSEAVECNGHETSEADEKADDQDLNENDAELMKRLNKQRRQAIAAAHRGRRSLASRNSYKDKGGKTSHNSKIQKQLSGW, from the exons ATGAAGCTGGATGTGGAATTCCTGAGATATCTCTCGAAAGATGACTTTAGGGTTCTCACCGCCGTAGAGATGGGGATGAGAAAT CACGAAATTGTACCATCAGAGCTTGTTGACCGCATTGCTCGTCTCAA GCATGGAGGCACCTATAAGGTGTTGAAAAATTTGCTCAAGCATAAATTGTTGCACCATGACTCTTCAAAAT ATGATGGGTTTCGGCTGACTTATCTTGGTTATGATTATCTTGCCATAAAGACTTTGGTTAATCGTGGCGTGTTTATGGCTGTTGGTCGTCAAATTGGTGTGGGGAAGGAATCCG ACATATTTGAGGTCGCCACGGAAGATGGCACAGTTTTGGCAATGAAGCTTCACAGGCTGGGTAGGATCTCTTTCAGGGCTGTCAAATCTAAGCGGGATTATTTGATGCACCGTTCTAGTTATAATTGGTTGTACTTGTCCCGGCTTGCTGCACTGAAAGAATATGCATTCATGAAG GCTCTGGAAGAGCATGAGTTCCCTGTTCCAAGTGCTGTGGATTGTAATAGGCACTGTGTCATTATGTCTCTTGTGCAGGGATATCCACT TGTGCAAGTGAAGCAATTGCAAAATCCAGATACGGTATTTGAGATAATTCTTGGTCTTATTGTTCGTATGGCAGAACATGGTCTTATCCATTGTGACTTCAATGAATTTAACATAATG ATTGATGACAGTGAGAAGGTTACCATGATTGACTTTCCTCAAATGGTCTCTGTTTCTCATCGTAATGCACAAAC GTACTTTGACCGTGATGTTGAATGTGTTTTTAAGTTCTTCAGAAAGAG GTTCAACAtctcttttgaaaaaaacaCAGATGAATGTGATGAGTCCGATTCAGACATCAATGAAAATGGAAGGCCCTGCTTTTCTTCCATTGCAATATCTGCTGGTTCTCTAGACAAGGAACTTGCTGCCAGTGGGTTTACAAGAAAAGACCAGGATGATATCGAGAAG TTCACAGAATGTGCGAGTGTGAAGGATGCTGATTCTGATGACACTGAAAATTCAGATGGGGGAAGTTTCCCAGATGATTGTGGGGCTAACAGTAGCAATTTGGAATCCTTGCAGCTAGTAGATCTG GAAGAGCTGTCCATGATGGGTGGTGACAAAGAGGATGACGTGGAGGAGAATCGGCATTCCTCTGAAGCGGTTGAGTGCAATGGACATGAAACTTCAGAAGCAGATGAGAAG GCGGATGATCAGGACCTCAACGAAAATGATGCTGAATTGATGAAGCGCTTAAACAAGCAGAGACGGCAAGCAATAGCTGCAGCTCATAGGGGACGGAGGTCCCTTGCCTCCAGAAATTCCTACAAGGATAAGGGGGGTAAGACTTCACACAATTCGAAGATCCAGAAGCAGTTGAGTGGTTGGTGA